The following proteins come from a genomic window of Spea bombifrons isolate aSpeBom1 chromosome 10, aSpeBom1.2.pri, whole genome shotgun sequence:
- the LOC128467847 gene encoding putative neural-cadherin 2, with amino-acid sequence MVGLARRLSPVTGVTVSLRSLGHAASRLRTFHGNGYAWIHPIGHCSDSHLSLEFVSDSTDGLLLHSGASRDSKNFIAVEITSGRLLLIFRQDLTPLRLGFPEQENITD; translated from the exons ATGGTGGGACTTGCACGTCGACTCTCACCGGTTACAG GTGTCACTGTTTCACTTCGTTCCTTGGGCCACGCTGCCAGCAGACTCAGAACATTTCACGGTAACGGCTATGCATGGATTCATCCTATCGGCCACTGCTCGGACAGCCATCTATCGCTGGAGTTCGTGAGCGACAGTACAGATGGATTACTACTACACAGCGGAGCGTCAAGAGACAGTAAGAACTTCATTGCAGTTG AGATTACAAGCGGCCGGCTCCTTCTCATCTTCAGACAAGACCTGACCCCGCTGAGGCTCGGCTTTCCAGAGCAGGAGAACATTACAGACTGA
- the LOC128467844 gene encoding putative neural-cadherin 2 — protein sequence MREGIGGKLLTEDRTSCEVHGVIIQDRRFWEPDTVLQLGGVKQSSPRSHNLLQHKPFKGCLRNIVLNKQVYDLAAPLEAVNSSPGCARKGTACSSPAPCDSPCISDPRNPSCDCPPAHQECGKAAYIQQALSCDSLKVYHMEGDGSPAGSLSTLASSGAEGDVKYEEEMRRWGPKFVTLSKLYSYTAAEDLQ from the exons ATGAGAGAGGGGATCGGAGGAAAGCTACTTACAGAGGATCGAACGAGTTGTGAAGTCCACGGAGTCATCATTCAGGACAGAAG GTTTTGGGAGCCGGATACCGTTCTGCAGCTCGGAGGCGTTAAGCAGTCGTCTCCTCGTTCCCACAATCTCCTTCAACACAAACCCTTTAAAGGCTGTCTCCGCAACATCGTTCTTAATAAGCAG GTGTATGACCTAGCAGCCCCGCTGGAGGCAGTTAATAGCTCCCCAGGCTGCGCGAGGAAGGGTACAGCTTGCTCATCACCCGCACCCTGCGACTCTCCTTGCATCAGTGACCCCCGGAACCCCAGCTGTGATTGCCCACCCGCTCACCAGGAGTGCGGAAAAG CTGCCTACATCCAGCAAGCGCTTTCATGCGACAGCTTAAAGGTCTATCACATGGAAGGAGACGGCTCCCCGGCGGGCAGCCTCAGCACACTGGCGTCGTCCGGAGCCGAGGGGGACGTGAAGTACGAGGAGGAGATGAGACGGTGGGGGCCAAAGTTTGTGACTCTCTCTAAACTCTACTCTtacacggccgccgaggatctGCAGTGA